A single window of Nocardia sp. NBC_01327 DNA harbors:
- a CDS encoding flavin-containing monooxygenase, whose amino-acid sequence MNREPSILIIGAGFAGLGMALELQRHGLSNFTILEKAADLGGVWRENTYPGAACDVPSPLYSWSFEPKSDWPRRFSHQADIHDYMRTVAEKHDLPAKIEFGVEVDEAEFDEQAGIWRVRTTDGVTHIADILIPAVGQLSRPAMPNLPGIDSFTGAAFHSAQWDHSVDLTGKRVACIGTGASAIQYIPAIVPLAAHLTLFQRSAAWVLPKFDTEYSAMHKALFKHVPITRMAERFAIWSLFEVLALALTDIPAMKTPVIALADRHREKQVPDPALRAKLTPDYAAGCKRGLFSNEYMPALGQDNVTVETTAIEAVTPTGIRTADGVEHPVDVIVYGTGFKGTEFLAPMNIYGVGGRKLADAWSAEGARAYLGISVPDFPNLFMMYGPNTNVGSGSIIYMLESQARYIRQVVEYLAPKPGTFLSARAEVEQSWDDWLQRRLKDTPWNFCSSWYRNASGRITNNWPGATVLFRWKTHTFKPSDYDETQSGRR is encoded by the coding sequence ATGAATCGTGAGCCGTCCATCCTGATCATCGGCGCCGGATTCGCCGGACTCGGCATGGCGCTGGAGCTGCAGCGCCACGGGCTGTCCAACTTCACCATCCTGGAGAAGGCGGCCGATCTGGGCGGCGTCTGGCGCGAGAACACCTATCCGGGCGCGGCCTGCGATGTCCCGTCGCCGCTGTACTCCTGGTCCTTCGAGCCGAAATCCGATTGGCCGCGCCGGTTTTCGCATCAGGCCGATATTCACGACTACATGCGCACGGTCGCGGAGAAGCACGACCTGCCTGCGAAGATCGAGTTCGGCGTCGAGGTCGACGAGGCGGAATTCGATGAGCAGGCCGGGATTTGGCGGGTGCGCACCACCGACGGCGTCACCCATATCGCCGATATCCTCATCCCGGCGGTGGGGCAGCTCTCGCGCCCGGCCATGCCGAATCTGCCCGGCATCGACAGTTTCACCGGCGCCGCGTTCCACTCCGCCCAGTGGGATCACTCGGTCGACCTCACCGGCAAACGTGTGGCATGCATCGGCACGGGAGCCTCTGCCATTCAATACATTCCGGCGATCGTCCCGCTCGCCGCGCATCTGACACTGTTCCAGCGTTCGGCGGCCTGGGTGCTGCCCAAGTTCGACACCGAATACAGCGCGATGCACAAGGCCCTGTTCAAACACGTGCCGATCACTCGCATGGCCGAACGCTTCGCCATCTGGTCACTCTTCGAGGTGCTGGCGCTGGCGCTCACCGATATCCCCGCCATGAAGACCCCGGTGATCGCGCTGGCCGATCGGCACCGCGAGAAGCAGGTGCCCGATCCGGCCTTGCGCGCCAAGCTGACTCCCGATTACGCGGCCGGCTGTAAACGCGGCCTGTTCTCCAACGAGTACATGCCCGCGCTCGGCCAGGACAATGTGACCGTGGAGACCACCGCCATCGAGGCCGTCACCCCCACCGGCATTCGCACCGCCGACGGTGTGGAGCATCCGGTGGATGTGATCGTCTACGGCACCGGCTTCAAGGGCACGGAATTCCTTGCGCCCATGAACATCTACGGCGTCGGCGGACGCAAGCTGGCCGATGCGTGGTCGGCGGAGGGCGCCCGCGCATACCTCGGCATCTCGGTGCCGGACTTCCCGAATCTGTTCATGATGTACGGGCCGAACACCAATGTCGGCTCGGGTTCGATCATCTACATGCTGGAGTCGCAGGCCCGGTACATCCGGCAGGTGGTGGAGTACCTGGCGCCCAAGCCCGGGACGTTCCTGTCCGCGCGGGCCGAGGTCGAACAGTCCTGGGACGACTGGCTGCAACGCCGCCTGAAGGACACTCCGTGGAACTTCTGCTCCAGCTGGTATCGCAACGCGTCCGGGCGCATCACCAATAACTGGCCCGGCGCGACGGTCCTGTTCCGTTGGAAGACACACACATTCAAGCCCTCCGACTACGACGAGACGCAGTCCGGACGGCGGTAG
- a CDS encoding long-chain fatty acid--CoA ligase, whose product MLSTMQDEQLSLATLLRYASTFQGDSTVSTWTGDGLRTQTYREVGADSARLANALRDLGIGEGDRVGTFMWNNNEHMVAYVAIPAMGAVLHALNIRLFPEQLVYVANHAEDQVVIVDGSLLPMFAQYLPNLKTVRHVIVANGDAAALTAPEGVQVHSYAELLAAQPDTFDFPIVDERSAAGMCYTSGTTGDPKGVVYSHRSNYLHAMQVISPNGMGFDNSDTVLAIVPLFHANAWGIPYAALMSGANVLMPDRFLQPAPLLEMMAVAKPTFAAAVPTIWGGVLAGLQAAPQDISHLRTCVVGGAAVPPSMMRAFQERHGVKLLHAWGMTETSPLGSVAHPPAGVEGEEEWAYRYTQGRFPAGVQARLVADDGTVVANDGQALGELEVKGPWITGAYYSPTGAEVDPEKFHDGWLRTGDVGKISANGYLTLVDRSKDVIKSGGEWISSVDLENAVVGHPAVSEAAVIGVPDEKWDERPLVAVVLAEGAEVKPEELRDFLSDKFAKWQLPEHWAFIDEVPKTSVGKFDKKRLRAQYADGALTVTTLS is encoded by the coding sequence ATGTTGAGCACCATGCAGGACGAGCAGCTGTCTCTCGCGACACTGCTGCGGTACGCCTCCACCTTTCAGGGCGACAGCACCGTGTCCACCTGGACCGGGGACGGGCTTCGCACCCAGACTTACCGGGAGGTCGGCGCGGATTCGGCCCGGCTCGCCAATGCCCTGCGTGACCTGGGCATCGGCGAAGGCGACCGGGTCGGCACCTTCATGTGGAACAACAACGAGCACATGGTCGCGTACGTCGCCATCCCCGCCATGGGAGCGGTGCTGCACGCCCTGAATATTCGGTTGTTCCCCGAGCAGCTGGTGTACGTGGCCAACCACGCCGAGGACCAGGTGGTCATCGTCGACGGTTCGCTGCTGCCGATGTTCGCGCAGTATCTGCCGAATCTGAAGACGGTCCGGCATGTCATCGTCGCCAATGGCGATGCGGCGGCACTCACCGCGCCCGAGGGCGTGCAGGTGCACTCCTATGCCGAACTGCTTGCGGCGCAGCCGGACACCTTCGACTTCCCGATCGTGGACGAGCGTTCCGCGGCGGGCATGTGCTACACCTCCGGCACCACGGGCGACCCCAAGGGCGTCGTGTATTCGCACCGGTCCAACTACCTGCACGCCATGCAGGTCATCTCGCCCAACGGTATGGGCTTCGACAATTCCGACACCGTGCTCGCCATCGTGCCGCTGTTCCACGCCAATGCCTGGGGCATTCCGTACGCGGCGCTGATGTCGGGTGCGAATGTGCTCATGCCCGACCGGTTCCTGCAGCCCGCACCGCTGCTGGAGATGATGGCGGTGGCCAAGCCGACCTTCGCGGCGGCCGTGCCGACCATCTGGGGCGGTGTGCTGGCCGGGTTGCAGGCCGCGCCGCAGGACATCTCGCATCTGCGCACCTGTGTGGTGGGTGGCGCCGCGGTGCCGCCGTCCATGATGCGGGCCTTCCAGGAGCGGCACGGGGTCAAGCTGCTGCACGCCTGGGGTATGACCGAGACCTCTCCGCTCGGGTCGGTGGCGCATCCGCCCGCCGGTGTCGAGGGCGAGGAAGAGTGGGCCTACCGCTACACGCAGGGCCGCTTCCCGGCGGGCGTGCAGGCGCGTCTGGTCGCCGACGACGGGACCGTGGTGGCCAATGACGGGCAGGCGCTCGGTGAGCTCGAGGTGAAGGGGCCGTGGATCACCGGGGCGTACTACTCGCCGACCGGCGCCGAGGTCGATCCGGAGAAGTTCCACGACGGCTGGCTGCGTACCGGCGATGTCGGCAAGATCAGCGCCAATGGGTATCTGACGCTGGTGGACCGGTCCAAGGACGTCATCAAGTCCGGCGGTGAATGGATCTCCTCGGTGGATCTGGAGAACGCGGTGGTCGGTCACCCCGCCGTCTCGGAGGCCGCGGTGATCGGCGTTCCGGACGAGAAGTGGGACGAGCGTCCCCTCGTCGCGGTGGTGCTGGCCGAGGGCGCCGAGGTGAAACCCGAAGAGCTGCGCGACTTCCTGTCCGACAAGTTCGCCAAGTGGCAGCTGCCGGAGCACTGGGCCTTCATCGACGAGGTGCCCAAGACCAGTGTCGGCAAGTTCGACAAGAAGCGGCTGCGGGCGCAGTACGCCGATGGTGCGCTGACGGTCACCACGCTGTCCTGA
- a CDS encoding acyl-CoA synthetase: MTLGLIRSVGERAYLELESARLALGAGLVRIESPTVLLSAANSLLRYGTLAAGLRLSAARYGDRTALIDELGSLTFAELEDRSNRLANAWRERGLKPREGVAILARNHRGIVDAIFAAAKCGAKIILLNTDFAGPQIRDVATREGTDLLVYDEEYAGMLDGISPHRGSYRAWTESPREDSLEALIAAGSPDAPPSPGVEPKIILLTSGTTGTPKGAPRAEPKSLASLGGLLSKVPFRSGEVTECCAPMFHTLGFACGMLTLGFGSTLVIRRRFDPQVAIDSVARNHASTMIVVPVMLSRMVDLGGKGVTGRDLSALRIIFVAGSQLGAQLCRAVTATFGPVVYNLYGSTEVAYATIATPEDLAVEPGCVGRPVLGARVEILDADGKSVPVGETGRIFVGNVIQFEGYTGGGHKEIIRGLMSSGDVGHFDSAGRLFIDGRDDDMIVSGGENVFPAEVEELLYTHVAVREVAVIGVPDEQFGSRLKAFVVVHDGQDFSEVEVKDFVKSNLARYKVPREVVFLEELPRNPTGKVLKRKLQEA; encoded by the coding sequence ATGACTCTCGGACTGATTCGTTCGGTGGGGGAGCGGGCCTATCTGGAGCTCGAGTCCGCGCGGTTGGCCCTGGGTGCGGGGCTGGTGCGGATCGAATCGCCGACCGTGCTCCTGTCCGCGGCCAACTCGCTCCTGCGCTACGGCACCCTCGCGGCCGGACTGCGGCTGTCGGCCGCCCGGTACGGCGACCGGACGGCACTGATCGACGAGCTCGGCTCACTCACCTTCGCCGAGTTGGAGGACCGGTCCAACCGGCTCGCCAATGCCTGGCGCGAGCGCGGGCTGAAACCCCGTGAGGGCGTTGCCATTCTGGCGCGCAATCACCGCGGGATCGTGGATGCGATATTCGCCGCGGCCAAGTGCGGCGCGAAAATCATTCTGCTCAATACGGACTTCGCGGGGCCGCAGATTCGGGACGTGGCCACCCGGGAGGGCACCGATCTGCTCGTCTACGACGAGGAGTACGCCGGCATGCTGGACGGGATCTCCCCGCACCGGGGCAGTTATCGGGCATGGACGGAGTCGCCCCGCGAAGACAGCCTGGAGGCGCTCATCGCCGCCGGCTCGCCGGATGCGCCGCCGTCGCCGGGAGTCGAGCCCAAGATCATTCTGCTGACCAGCGGCACCACCGGCACTCCGAAGGGTGCGCCGCGTGCGGAGCCGAAATCCCTTGCCTCACTGGGTGGCCTGCTCTCCAAGGTCCCGTTCCGGTCGGGTGAGGTGACCGAGTGCTGCGCGCCCATGTTCCATACGCTCGGATTCGCCTGCGGCATGCTGACTCTCGGCTTCGGATCCACCCTGGTGATCCGGCGGCGCTTCGATCCGCAGGTCGCCATCGACAGTGTGGCGCGCAATCACGCCAGCACCATGATCGTGGTGCCGGTCATGCTGTCGCGCATGGTGGACCTGGGTGGCAAGGGCGTCACCGGGCGCGATCTGTCCGCGCTGCGCATTATCTTCGTGGCGGGGTCGCAGCTCGGCGCGCAATTGTGCCGGGCGGTGACCGCCACCTTCGGTCCGGTCGTCTACAACCTGTACGGGTCGACGGAGGTCGCGTACGCCACCATCGCCACTCCGGAGGATCTGGCGGTGGAACCCGGCTGTGTCGGGCGGCCGGTGCTGGGTGCGCGCGTGGAAATCCTTGATGCGGACGGAAAATCCGTGCCGGTGGGGGAGACCGGGCGCATCTTCGTCGGCAATGTCATCCAGTTCGAGGGGTACACCGGCGGCGGGCACAAGGAGATCATCCGGGGCCTGATGTCCTCGGGGGACGTCGGCCACTTCGACAGTGCCGGAAGGCTTTTCATCGACGGCCGGGATGACGACATGATCGTCTCCGGTGGGGAGAACGTCTTCCCCGCCGAGGTGGAGGAGTTGCTCTACACGCACGTCGCCGTCCGGGAAGTCGCCGTGATCGGCGTTCCGGACGAGCAATTCGGTTCTCGCCTCAAGGCTTTCGTCGTGGTGCACGACGGGCAGGACTTCAGCGAGGTCGAGGTGAAGGACTTCGTGAAGTCGAATCTGGCGCGGTACAAGGTGCCGCGCGAGGTGGTCTTCCTCGAGGAGCTTCCGCGCAACCCCACCGGCAAGGTGTTGAAGCGAAAGCTCCAGGAGGCATAA
- a CDS encoding EF-hand domain-containing protein: MATDEPTDTFDLWDQDGDGLISSGDILAGIEALGLDIDADAVGRLVAAADTDGDWLISRAEFEAARIGRTVEITDADAAFETFDVNHNELIELEELESLLRTCPELSDDSAAALIAEADLDGDGYLSRAEFAALLALLAG, translated from the coding sequence GTGGCGACCGACGAGCCGACCGACACTTTCGACCTGTGGGATCAGGACGGCGACGGGTTGATCTCCAGCGGCGACATCCTCGCCGGAATCGAGGCCTTGGGCCTGGATATCGACGCCGATGCGGTGGGGCGGCTGGTAGCCGCGGCCGACACCGATGGGGACTGGCTGATCTCGCGGGCCGAGTTCGAGGCGGCCAGGATCGGCCGGACCGTCGAGATCACCGATGCGGACGCGGCTTTCGAGACGTTCGATGTGAATCACAACGAACTGATCGAACTGGAGGAGCTGGAATCGCTGCTCCGCACCTGCCCCGAACTGAGCGACGACTCGGCCGCGGCATTGATCGCCGAGGCGGATCTGGACGGGGACGGCTACCTGTCCCGGGCCGAATTCGCCGCACTCCTGGCCCTGCTGGCAGGTTGA
- a CDS encoding serine/threonine-protein kinase, with amino-acid sequence MGGHVPGEATLGHYRLRKLLGRGGMGQVWLAEDTRMGRDVALKVLPPELVEDEGYQRRFQREGRLAARLRGPHIVPIHNFGELDGRLFIDMELVDGFDLGRTLEADGALSPTAAVDVVAQVAEALDVAHAAGLIHRDVKPSNVLMLESGFAYLIDFGIARGVGSTTLTAVGAAIGTWSYMAPERFSGAEDLRSDVYSLACVLFECLTGNRPYGNTSPPQQMAAHLTAPAPRASAHNPAVPTALDKVIACGMEKDPGQRYASAGALAAAARAAVSPPSAPPPNISAPRASPTVRWGTSEGYPRVESGAPQAGYAQPQQGYAPQWQGEVPQWQGEMPPRHVYATSYQSAPSHQVQPPMAQGYSPVGQGYPAATPDYRSAPAQGYTAQGYGSTSAPQPASYPPYSPAAQYTSERLTSSAATDSGKPGISLRRGLWWIVLCVLILFFGMLVVAGFAVYFSDDKFGWTGLLVAALIFDLPFGIFVYLFVKDIKKFRRR; translated from the coding sequence ATGGGAGGACATGTGCCGGGAGAAGCCACACTGGGTCACTATCGACTCCGGAAGTTGCTCGGGCGGGGCGGCATGGGGCAGGTATGGCTGGCGGAGGACACTCGCATGGGGCGCGATGTGGCCCTCAAAGTACTACCGCCGGAACTGGTCGAGGACGAGGGCTATCAGCGGCGGTTCCAGCGGGAGGGACGGCTGGCCGCGCGGCTGCGCGGACCGCATATCGTTCCCATTCACAATTTCGGTGAACTCGACGGCCGGTTGTTCATCGATATGGAGCTCGTGGACGGCTTCGACCTCGGCCGGACCCTGGAGGCCGACGGAGCGCTGTCGCCCACGGCCGCAGTCGATGTCGTCGCGCAGGTCGCGGAGGCCCTCGATGTCGCGCATGCCGCCGGACTGATCCACCGGGATGTGAAGCCCTCCAATGTGCTCATGCTGGAGAGCGGATTCGCCTACCTGATCGACTTCGGCATCGCGCGCGGTGTCGGTTCGACCACCCTCACCGCCGTCGGCGCCGCCATCGGGACCTGGTCCTATATGGCTCCCGAACGATTCTCCGGCGCAGAGGATCTGCGCTCGGATGTGTATTCCCTGGCCTGCGTGCTCTTCGAATGCCTCACCGGTAACCGCCCCTACGGCAACACCAGCCCGCCGCAGCAGATGGCCGCGCACCTCACGGCCCCGGCGCCCCGCGCGAGCGCGCACAATCCCGCGGTGCCAACGGCTTTGGACAAGGTGATCGCCTGCGGGATGGAGAAGGATCCCGGACAGCGCTACGCGAGTGCGGGCGCACTGGCCGCGGCCGCCCGCGCGGCGGTGTCGCCGCCGAGCGCGCCACCGCCGAACATCTCCGCGCCGCGTGCCTCGCCGACTGTGCGCTGGGGGACGAGCGAGGGCTACCCGCGGGTCGAATCCGGTGCGCCCCAGGCGGGCTACGCACAGCCGCAGCAGGGATATGCGCCGCAGTGGCAGGGTGAGGTACCGCAGTGGCAGGGCGAGATGCCGCCGCGGCACGTCTACGCGACGTCCTATCAGAGCGCGCCGTCACACCAGGTCCAGCCACCGATGGCACAGGGGTATTCGCCTGTGGGGCAGGGATATCCGGCTGCTACGCCGGACTATCGGTCCGCTCCGGCGCAGGGATACACGGCGCAGGGATACGGATCGACGTCCGCACCGCAGCCGGCTTCCTACCCGCCGTATTCGCCGGCCGCGCAGTACACGAGCGAACGGCTGACGAGCTCCGCCGCCACGGATTCCGGCAAACCGGGGATCAGTCTCCGCCGCGGCCTGTGGTGGATCGTATTGTGCGTGCTCATCCTGTTTTTCGGGATGCTGGTTGTCGCCGGCTTCGCGGTGTACTTCTCGGACGATAAGTTCGGCTGGACCGGCCTGCTCGTCGCGGCCTTGATTTTCGATCTGCCATTCGGGATATTCGTGTATTTGTTCGTCAAGGACATCAAGAAGTTCCGGCGGCGGTGA
- a CDS encoding SCO5389 family protein codes for MSLDVPTALLERAERGEVSDEEFVECVRTSLPYAYEVVSRVAADLHSGAAEEYADNVIPPPDEVARGQLLRAMASDAIRGGLERHFGVKLAFQNCHRVAAFPLAAVGGDTYSTFISTRAQLLNQSPELRNC; via the coding sequence ATGTCACTCGACGTACCCACCGCACTGCTCGAGCGAGCCGAACGCGGTGAAGTCAGCGACGAAGAGTTCGTCGAATGTGTTCGGACTTCGCTGCCCTACGCCTACGAGGTCGTCAGCCGAGTCGCTGCCGACCTGCATTCCGGTGCTGCAGAGGAATACGCGGACAATGTCATTCCACCGCCGGACGAAGTGGCGCGCGGCCAGTTGCTGCGTGCCATGGCCTCCGACGCCATTCGCGGTGGGCTGGAACGGCATTTCGGCGTGAAACTCGCCTTCCAGAACTGCCATCGCGTGGCAGCGTTCCCGCTCGCCGCAGTCGGCGGCGACACCTACAGCACCTTCATCTCCACCCGCGCCCAGCTCCTCAACCAGAGCCCCGAACTACGTAACTGCTGA
- a CDS encoding nitronate monooxygenase, with the protein MLLDELNTPIVLAPMAGGPSTPELTAAVSDAGGLGFLAAGYLGADDLGGRIKLTRTLTSAAFGVNLFYPSAPSPVTSFGDYVDLLAREFPIGEPRFDTDAWAAKLDLLITDPVPVVSCTFGCPSAEEIARLHEAGSEVWVTVTSVAEARIAAEVGADVLIAQGAEAGGHRGSFADRPEEDTADPLGLLTLLQLLRAAVDLPLVASGGIATGAAVAAALVAGAAAAQIGTAFLRTDEAGTAPLIRDAVTLDTPTMLTRAFTGRRARGLRNQFMLDHPDAPSAYPEIHYATGPLRAAARASGNADEVNLWAGQAHSLAAELPAGELVRRLSEDAKTALNKALSIRIQGC; encoded by the coding sequence GTGCTTCTAGACGAGCTGAATACGCCGATCGTGCTCGCCCCGATGGCGGGCGGACCGTCCACACCCGAATTGACCGCTGCCGTCTCCGATGCGGGCGGACTGGGATTCCTGGCCGCCGGATATCTCGGCGCGGACGATCTCGGTGGGCGGATAAAACTGACACGCACCCTCACCTCCGCGGCATTCGGTGTGAATCTGTTTTACCCGTCCGCACCTAGTCCTGTGACCAGTTTCGGCGACTACGTTGATCTCCTCGCGCGCGAATTCCCCATCGGTGAGCCAAGATTCGACACCGATGCCTGGGCCGCGAAGCTCGATCTGCTGATCACCGATCCCGTGCCGGTCGTTTCGTGCACCTTCGGCTGCCCCTCGGCCGAGGAGATCGCGCGACTGCACGAGGCCGGATCGGAGGTGTGGGTCACCGTCACCTCGGTCGCCGAGGCGCGCATTGCCGCCGAGGTCGGGGCCGATGTGCTGATCGCCCAGGGCGCCGAGGCGGGCGGGCACCGCGGCAGCTTCGCCGACCGGCCCGAGGAGGACACCGCCGATCCGCTGGGGCTGCTGACACTGCTGCAGCTGCTGCGGGCCGCCGTGGACCTGCCCCTGGTCGCCTCGGGCGGCATCGCCACCGGTGCGGCCGTGGCGGCGGCGCTCGTCGCCGGGGCCGCCGCCGCGCAGATCGGCACCGCATTCCTGCGCACCGACGAGGCGGGCACCGCGCCGCTGATCCGCGATGCCGTCACCCTCGACACCCCGACCATGCTCACCCGCGCCTTCACCGGCCGCCGCGCCCGCGGATTGCGCAACCAATTCATGCTCGACCACCCGGACGCACCCTCGGCCTATCCGGAAATCCATTACGCCACCGGGCCTTTGCGCGCCGCCGCCCGCGCTTCGGGCAATGCCGACGAAGTGAATCTCTGGGCAGGTCAGGCACATTCGCTGGCGGCCGAGCTACCGGCCGGCGAGCTGGTGCGGCGACTGTCCGAGGATGCGAAAACCGCTCTGAACAAGGCACTTTCGATTCGAATCCAGGGTTGTTGA
- a CDS encoding M23 family metallopeptidase: MSHHRETANSVSVLDLLDDSGIHRIGSVARKRHRAEPSTVDRVKVAAGAAVAASALIGTATQMVPALAHAAPVAPNHENKPAAQDADAAVLRDAAPAVKQAAEVAAPIAAPAPAGDAPVAAPAPTPFGLQNLPPEIANPLAQAEATLKDLQQKMAPAAAVRPTAGVISSGFGARWGTMHYGIDFADAIGTPIHSVMGGTVLDAGPAQGFGLWVRVKQDDGTTAVYGHVNDMYVTRGQRVNTGDVIATVGNRGDSTGPHLHLEIWDAAGTKEDPLPWLVSKGVIMQQQWGPDQ; this comes from the coding sequence TTGTCGCACCACAGAGAGACGGCGAACTCCGTATCCGTTCTGGATTTGCTCGATGATTCGGGCATCCACCGCATCGGCTCGGTCGCCCGAAAGCGACATCGGGCTGAGCCTTCCACCGTCGACCGCGTCAAAGTAGCGGCCGGAGCCGCGGTCGCGGCGAGTGCCCTCATCGGCACCGCGACCCAGATGGTTCCGGCCCTCGCGCACGCCGCACCCGTCGCCCCCAATCACGAGAACAAGCCCGCGGCTCAGGATGCCGACGCCGCCGTGCTGCGCGATGCCGCACCGGCAGTCAAGCAGGCCGCCGAGGTCGCCGCCCCCATCGCGGCCCCGGCCCCCGCCGGTGACGCGCCCGTGGCGGCCCCGGCTCCCACGCCCTTCGGTCTGCAGAACCTGCCGCCGGAGATCGCGAACCCGCTGGCGCAGGCCGAGGCGACGCTCAAGGATCTGCAGCAGAAGATGGCGCCCGCCGCCGCGGTGCGCCCGACCGCCGGTGTCATCAGCTCCGGCTTCGGCGCTCGCTGGGGCACCATGCACTACGGCATCGACTTCGCCGATGCCATCGGCACTCCGATCCACTCCGTCATGGGTGGAACCGTTCTGGATGCCGGACCGGCGCAGGGCTTCGGCCTGTGGGTCCGCGTCAAGCAGGACGACGGCACCACCGCTGTCTACGGCCACGTGAACGATATGTATGTGACCCGCGGACAGCGCGTCAACACCGGCGACGTGATCGCGACTGTCGGAAATCGCGGTGATTCCACCGGTCCCCACCTGCACCTGGAGATCTGGGACGCCGCTGGAACCAAGGAAGATCCGCTCCCATGGCTGGTCAGCAAGGGCGTAATCATGCAGCAGCAGTGGGGTCCGGACCAGTAG
- a CDS encoding helix-turn-helix transcriptional regulator yields the protein MTTLDDLFDPASLHGRAYAVLVQHPRSTASEVGERLGCPPRVAEAALEALCHLEAAVRLTESSGTVRWDAHAPEALSEAETRRRTSDVLRMQSAAARLGETFRSVRRTTDADGAVVAVYERRQLLADFEDLQHTAHTCVKVVERGPFLSDVETEERMFELKSARIASGIDYRTLYQETIYQDAERLRHVLATNAAGAQARTLPDPPMKLIVADDRRAVLVLHSDERRGDPMGVRVGPSPTLDLLVKTFDSLWSMATPISVNPSESLDERDRAILTLMSMGATDDTIARRLGLSRRTVVRRTASLLERLGASTRFQAGVQATRRGWL from the coding sequence GTGACGACACTGGATGATCTCTTCGACCCTGCCTCGTTGCACGGGCGCGCCTACGCGGTGCTCGTGCAGCATCCAAGGTCGACCGCATCGGAGGTCGGCGAGCGCCTGGGCTGCCCGCCGCGCGTGGCCGAGGCCGCGCTCGAGGCGCTGTGCCATTTGGAGGCCGCGGTGCGGTTGACCGAAAGCAGCGGCACCGTGCGCTGGGACGCGCACGCTCCGGAAGCCCTGTCGGAGGCCGAGACTCGGCGCCGCACCTCCGATGTGCTGCGCATGCAGTCGGCGGCGGCCCGTCTCGGCGAGACCTTCCGATCGGTGCGGCGCACCACCGATGCCGACGGTGCGGTGGTGGCTGTCTACGAACGCCGCCAGCTGCTCGCCGATTTCGAAGATCTGCAGCACACCGCGCACACCTGCGTGAAGGTGGTGGAGCGCGGTCCGTTCCTCTCCGATGTGGAGACCGAGGAGCGGATGTTCGAGCTCAAGTCCGCGCGCATCGCCTCGGGCATCGACTACCGCACGCTGTATCAGGAGACGATCTACCAGGACGCAGAACGACTACGGCATGTCCTCGCCACCAATGCCGCAGGCGCACAGGCGCGTACGCTGCCCGATCCGCCGATGAAGCTGATCGTGGCCGACGACCGCCGGGCGGTGCTGGTACTGCACTCCGACGAGCGGCGCGGTGATCCGATGGGTGTGCGGGTCGGCCCCTCGCCCACGCTGGATCTGCTGGTGAAGACCTTCGATTCGCTGTGGTCCATGGCCACGCCGATTTCGGTGAACCCGTCCGAATCCCTCGACGAGCGCGATCGCGCCATCCTCACCCTCATGAGCATGGGCGCGACGGACGACACCATCGCGCGCCGGCTGGGGTTGTCCCGGCGGACCGTGGTGCGGCGGACCGCGAGCCTGCTGGAGCGGCTCGGTGCGAGCACCCGATTCCAGGCCGGGGTGCAGGCCACCCGACGTGGGTGGCTGTAA